The Channa argus isolate prfri chromosome 14, Channa argus male v1.0, whole genome shotgun sequence genome includes a window with the following:
- the en2b gene encoding homeobox protein engrailed-2b codes for MEANDHREPERPVDSRRGDESNRVILPVLQPSDNQPSLRITNFYIDNILRPDFGRKRKDRTLVLEGGSVGVFIGREELARRKALKTGNQHQGGAGSEEDTGASDDQHPDPQSRRLDLIADNVGRRDDGDQCCRPQASSPIAARPMLWPAWVYCTRYSDRPSSGPRSRKPKKAPTPSKEDKRPRTAFTTEQLHRLKTEFQNNRYLTEQRRQSLAQDLGLNESQIKIWFQNKRAKMKKTSGNKNALALHLMAQGLYNHSTPKDSKSDSD; via the exons ATGGAAGCAAACGATCACCGAGAACCGGAGCGCCCAGTAGACTCCAGGCGGGGCGACGAGTCCAACAGAGTCATCCTGCCTGTCCTCCAGCCATCAGACAACCAGCCGTCCCTTAGGATCACCAACTTTTACATCGACAACATTTTAAGACCTGACTTCGGTCGAAAGAGGAAGGACCGGACTTTGGTCCTGGAGGGAGGCAGTGTGGGGGTGTTCATAGGAAGAGAGGAGCTCGCAAGAAGAAAGGCTTTAAAAACTGGCAACCAGCACCAGGGTGGAGCAGGAAGCGAAGAGGACACAGGAGCATCCGACGATCAGCATCCGGACCCTCAGTCAAGGAGGCTTGACCTGATAGCTGACAATGTGGGCCGCAGGGACGATGGGGATCAGTGCTGCAGGCCCCAGGCCAGCTCGCCTATTGCAGCCAGGCCAATGTTGTGGCCAGCCTGGGTTTATTGTACCCGCTATTCAGACCGTCCGTCGTCAG GGCCCAGATCACGCAAACCAAAGAAGGCTCCGACCCCAAGCAAAGAGGACAAGCGTCCCCGGACGGCGTTCACTACTGAGCAGCTCCACCGGTTAAAAACTGAGTTCCAGAACAACCGCTACCTGACTGAGCAGCGGAGGCAGAGTCTGGCCCAGGACCTTGGCCTCAACGAGTCTCAGATTAAAATCTGGTTTCAGAACAAACGGGCTAAAATGAAGAAAACCTCTGGGAACAAAAACGCGCTGGCGCTGCATCTTATGGCACAGGGACTGTACAACCATTCCACGCCCAAGGACAGCAAGTCAGACAGCGACTGA